The following are encoded in a window of Ictalurus punctatus breed USDA103 chromosome 13, Coco_2.0, whole genome shotgun sequence genomic DNA:
- the eef2k gene encoding eukaryotic elongation factor 2 kinase isoform X3 — MAEEELMFSMEEVDSLKRPSVSRTVSSGPGSSVDDDEDDFYICPITDDPISPTKGICDYLSGLVHHKQLSNSLPQTSYSFKNKNETDPEVHSVRFGSLTEKGRAAWKHAIEKARAMPDPWAEFHLEDVETESCVRYRYNAITGEWVQDQVFIKMSAQPFGKGAMRECFRTKKLSNFSHSFNWKSASNYVAKRYMETVDRDVYFEDVRLQMEAKLWGEEYNRHRPPKQVDIMQMCVVEISSRPGKPLFHLEHYIEGQYIKYNSNSGFVRDDNIRLTPQAFSHFTFERSGHQLIVVDIQGVGDLYTDPQIHTEKGTDFGDGNLGVRGMALFFHSHLCNKICKSMGLTPFDLAPAESAQLDYTNKLLQSAKTVLRGSEEHCGSPRVRTTSLSRGPLLLSRLSETSSADENMSDADSVPCSPLSLGAFASRSPLGWSGMHETDDVDRNNWNRKDSESGGDSGYPSEKRSEGDPGEHHDMRLTEEKWSFFHSSRAHVHRPSCVAVEVERLNSQFLERKIGKSILGKVHLAMVRYHEAGRFCEKDAPWDQDSAVYHLQRAAMCGELEAVVALGQLYLQLPHHVLPEIELQDNEENRKKGFHLLLQAAEAGDRPSMILVARAFDTGVNLPPNRTQDWEEAVQWYESALNMTDYDEGGEFDGMQDEPRYLLLARLAEMYQEGSFGLAANPQRAGELFTEAADAAMEAMKGRLANQYYMKAEEAWSAMEE, encoded by the exons ATGGCTGAAGAGGAGCTCATGTTCAGTATGGAGGAGGTGGACAGTCTGAAAAGACCTTCTGTCAGCAGGACTGTGTCTTCTGGACCTGGCAGCTcggttgatgatgatgaggatgactTCTACATCTGTCCCATCACCGATGACCCCATCAGCCCCACAAAAGGCATCTGTGATTACCTCAGTGGCCTCGTCCACCATAAACAACTCTCTAATTCATTACCCCAAACCTCTTACAGTTTCAAG AACAAAAACGAAACCGACCCAGAGGTGCATTCTGTCAGGTTTGGGTCTTTAACTGAGAAAGGTCGG GCTGCTTGGAAACATGCTATTGAGAAAGCACGGGCTATGCCGGACCCCTGGGCTGAGTTTCATCTAGAAGATGTTGAGACGGAGTCCTGCGTTCGATACAG GTACAATGCCATTACTGGTGAATGGGTGCAGGACCAAGTCTTCATCAAGATGTCTGCCCAG CCCTTTGGAAAAGGCGCCATGAGAGAGTGTTTCCGAAC AAAAAAGCTGTCAAACTTCTCCCATAGCTTCAACTGGAAATCAGCATCGAACTACGTGGCTAAGCGGTACATGGAGACCGTGGacagagatgtttattttgaGGATGTTCGGTTACAAATGGAGGCCAAATTATGGGGTGAGGAGTATAATCGCCACAGGCCACCAAAGCag GTTGACATTATGCAGATGTGTGTTGTGGAAATATCTTCACGCCCAGGGAAACCGCTTTTCCACCTGGAGCATTACATCGAAGGCCAGTACATCAAGTACAACTCGAACTCTGGCTTTGTGAGGGACGACAACATACGTCTTACACCTCAG GCTTTCAGTCACTTTACGTTTGAGCGCTCAGGGCACCAGCTGATAGTTGTGGACATTCAGGGTGTTGGAGACCTCTACACAGACCCTCAGATCCACACAGAGAAGGGCACTGACTTTGGTGATGGAAATTTGG GCGTACGGGGCATGGCCCTGTTCTTCCACTCTCATCTGTGTAACAAGATCTGTAAGAGTATGGGCCTCACACCTTTTGACCTGGCTCCTGCAGAAAGCGCTCAGCTGGACTACACCAACAAGCTTCTG CAGTCAGCCAAGACCGTACTCCGTGGATCCGAGGAGCACTGTGGCTCTCCCAGGGTGCGGACTACGTCTCTCAGCCGTGGACCCCTTCTCCTCTCTCGTCTCTCGGAGACTTCTTCTGCTGACGAGAACATGAGCGACGCAGACTCCGTTCCCTGTTCACCCCTGAGCCTGGGCGCCTTCGCAAGCCGCTCCCCTTTGG GTTGGTCAGGCATGCATGAAACAGATGATGTGGACAGAAACAACTGGAATCGAAAG GACTCAGAGAGTGGAGGAGACAGCGGTTACCCAAGTGAAAAACGCAGCGAAGGAGACCCCGGAGAACACCATGACATGAGG CTGACCGAGGAAAAATGGAGTTTCTTCCATTCGTCCCGTGCTCACGTTCACAGGCCGTCGTGTGTGGCAGTAGAGGTGGAGAGGCTGAATTCGCAGTTTCTTGAAAGGAAAATCGGCAAATCCATCCTGGGCAAG GTACATCTAGCCATGGTCCGATACCACGAAGCAGGTCGGTTCTGTGAAAAAGATGCCCCATGGGACCAAGATTCTGCTGTGTATCACCTACAGAGGGCTGCTATGTGCGGCGAATTGGAGGCTGTTGTAGCACTTGGTCAGTTATATCTGCAGCTGCCACATCACGTTCTACCTGAGATTGAACTGCAG GACAATgaagagaacagaaagaaaggCTTCCATCTGTTACTTCAGGCTGCTGAGGCTGGAGACAGACCCAGTATGATTTTAGTCGCCAGAGCATTTGATACAGGAGTCAACCTCCCGCCTAATAg GACTCAGGACTGGGAGGAAGCGGTGCAGTGGTATGAGAGTGCACTAAACATGACCGATTATGATGAGGGAGGAGAGTTTGACGGCATGCAGGACGAACCACGCTATCTCCTCCTAGCTCGTCTAGCCGAGATGTACCAAGAGGGAAGTTTCGGCCTTGCTGCAAATCCTCAGAGAGCGG
- the eef2k gene encoding eukaryotic elongation factor 2 kinase isoform X2: MAEEELMFSMEEVDSLKRPSVSRTVSSGPGSSVDDDEDDFYICPITDDPISPTKGICDYLSGLVHHKQLSNSLPQTSYSFKNKNETDPEVHSVRFGSLTEKGRAAWKHAIEKARAMPDPWAEFHLEDVETESCVRYRYNAITGEWVQDQVFIKMSAQPFGKGAMRECFRTKKLSNFSHSFNWKSASNYVAKRYMETVDRDVYFEDVRLQMEAKLWGEEYNRHRPPKQVDIMQMCVVEISSRPGKPLFHLEHYIEGQYIKYNSNSGFVRDDNIRLTPQAFSHFTFERSGHQLIVVDIQGVGDLYTDPQIHTEKGTDFGDGNLGVRGMALFFHSHLCNKICKSMGLTPFDLAPAESAQLDYTNKLLSAKTVLRGSEEHCGSPRVRTTSLSRGPLLLSRLSETSSADENMSDADSVPCSPLSLGAFASRSPLGWSGMHETDDVDRNNWNRKDSESGGDSGYPSEKRSEGDPGEHHDMRVRPLYNRHYSESDEDSVRRLTEEKWSFFHSSRAHVHRPSCVAVEVERLNSQFLERKIGKSILGKVHLAMVRYHEAGRFCEKDAPWDQDSAVYHLQRAAMCGELEAVVALGQLYLQLPHHVLPEIELQDNEENRKKGFHLLLQAAEAGDRPSMILVARAFDTGVNLPPNRTQDWEEAVQWYESALNMTDYDEGGEFDGMQDEPRYLLLARLAEMYQEGSFGLAANPQRAGELFTEAADAAMEAMKGRLANQYYMKAEEAWSAMEE, translated from the exons ATGGCTGAAGAGGAGCTCATGTTCAGTATGGAGGAGGTGGACAGTCTGAAAAGACCTTCTGTCAGCAGGACTGTGTCTTCTGGACCTGGCAGCTcggttgatgatgatgaggatgactTCTACATCTGTCCCATCACCGATGACCCCATCAGCCCCACAAAAGGCATCTGTGATTACCTCAGTGGCCTCGTCCACCATAAACAACTCTCTAATTCATTACCCCAAACCTCTTACAGTTTCAAG AACAAAAACGAAACCGACCCAGAGGTGCATTCTGTCAGGTTTGGGTCTTTAACTGAGAAAGGTCGG GCTGCTTGGAAACATGCTATTGAGAAAGCACGGGCTATGCCGGACCCCTGGGCTGAGTTTCATCTAGAAGATGTTGAGACGGAGTCCTGCGTTCGATACAG GTACAATGCCATTACTGGTGAATGGGTGCAGGACCAAGTCTTCATCAAGATGTCTGCCCAG CCCTTTGGAAAAGGCGCCATGAGAGAGTGTTTCCGAAC AAAAAAGCTGTCAAACTTCTCCCATAGCTTCAACTGGAAATCAGCATCGAACTACGTGGCTAAGCGGTACATGGAGACCGTGGacagagatgtttattttgaGGATGTTCGGTTACAAATGGAGGCCAAATTATGGGGTGAGGAGTATAATCGCCACAGGCCACCAAAGCag GTTGACATTATGCAGATGTGTGTTGTGGAAATATCTTCACGCCCAGGGAAACCGCTTTTCCACCTGGAGCATTACATCGAAGGCCAGTACATCAAGTACAACTCGAACTCTGGCTTTGTGAGGGACGACAACATACGTCTTACACCTCAG GCTTTCAGTCACTTTACGTTTGAGCGCTCAGGGCACCAGCTGATAGTTGTGGACATTCAGGGTGTTGGAGACCTCTACACAGACCCTCAGATCCACACAGAGAAGGGCACTGACTTTGGTGATGGAAATTTGG GCGTACGGGGCATGGCCCTGTTCTTCCACTCTCATCTGTGTAACAAGATCTGTAAGAGTATGGGCCTCACACCTTTTGACCTGGCTCCTGCAGAAAGCGCTCAGCTGGACTACACCAACAAGCTTCTG TCAGCCAAGACCGTACTCCGTGGATCCGAGGAGCACTGTGGCTCTCCCAGGGTGCGGACTACGTCTCTCAGCCGTGGACCCCTTCTCCTCTCTCGTCTCTCGGAGACTTCTTCTGCTGACGAGAACATGAGCGACGCAGACTCCGTTCCCTGTTCACCCCTGAGCCTGGGCGCCTTCGCAAGCCGCTCCCCTTTGG GTTGGTCAGGCATGCATGAAACAGATGATGTGGACAGAAACAACTGGAATCGAAAG GACTCAGAGAGTGGAGGAGACAGCGGTTACCCAAGTGAAAAACGCAGCGAAGGAGACCCCGGAGAACACCATGACATGAGG GTTCGACCTTTGTACAACAGACATTACTCTGAATCGGATGAAGACAGTGTCCGTCGG CTGACCGAGGAAAAATGGAGTTTCTTCCATTCGTCCCGTGCTCACGTTCACAGGCCGTCGTGTGTGGCAGTAGAGGTGGAGAGGCTGAATTCGCAGTTTCTTGAAAGGAAAATCGGCAAATCCATCCTGGGCAAG GTACATCTAGCCATGGTCCGATACCACGAAGCAGGTCGGTTCTGTGAAAAAGATGCCCCATGGGACCAAGATTCTGCTGTGTATCACCTACAGAGGGCTGCTATGTGCGGCGAATTGGAGGCTGTTGTAGCACTTGGTCAGTTATATCTGCAGCTGCCACATCACGTTCTACCTGAGATTGAACTGCAG GACAATgaagagaacagaaagaaaggCTTCCATCTGTTACTTCAGGCTGCTGAGGCTGGAGACAGACCCAGTATGATTTTAGTCGCCAGAGCATTTGATACAGGAGTCAACCTCCCGCCTAATAg GACTCAGGACTGGGAGGAAGCGGTGCAGTGGTATGAGAGTGCACTAAACATGACCGATTATGATGAGGGAGGAGAGTTTGACGGCATGCAGGACGAACCACGCTATCTCCTCCTAGCTCGTCTAGCCGAGATGTACCAAGAGGGAAGTTTCGGCCTTGCTGCAAATCCTCAGAGAGCGG
- the eef2k gene encoding eukaryotic elongation factor 2 kinase isoform X4 translates to MAEEELMFSMEEVDSLKRPSVSRTVSSGPGSSVDDDEDDFYICPITDDPISPTKGICDYLSGLVHHKQLSNSLPQTSYSFKAAWKHAIEKARAMPDPWAEFHLEDVETESCVRYRYNAITGEWVQDQVFIKMSAQPFGKGAMRECFRTKKLSNFSHSFNWKSASNYVAKRYMETVDRDVYFEDVRLQMEAKLWGEEYNRHRPPKQVDIMQMCVVEISSRPGKPLFHLEHYIEGQYIKYNSNSGFVRDDNIRLTPQAFSHFTFERSGHQLIVVDIQGVGDLYTDPQIHTEKGTDFGDGNLGVRGMALFFHSHLCNKICKSMGLTPFDLAPAESAQLDYTNKLLQSAKTVLRGSEEHCGSPRVRTTSLSRGPLLLSRLSETSSADENMSDADSVPCSPLSLGAFASRSPLGWSGMHETDDVDRNNWNRKDSESGGDSGYPSEKRSEGDPGEHHDMRVRPLYNRHYSESDEDSVRRLTEEKWSFFHSSRAHVHRPSCVAVEVERLNSQFLERKIGKSILGKVHLAMVRYHEAGRFCEKDAPWDQDSAVYHLQRAAMCGELEAVVALGQLYLQLPHHVLPEIELQDNEENRKKGFHLLLQAAEAGDRPSMILVARAFDTGVNLPPNRTQDWEEAVQWYESALNMTDYDEGGEFDGMQDEPRYLLLARLAEMYQEGSFGLAANPQRAGELFTEAADAAMEAMKGRLANQYYMKAEEAWSAMEE, encoded by the exons ATGGCTGAAGAGGAGCTCATGTTCAGTATGGAGGAGGTGGACAGTCTGAAAAGACCTTCTGTCAGCAGGACTGTGTCTTCTGGACCTGGCAGCTcggttgatgatgatgaggatgactTCTACATCTGTCCCATCACCGATGACCCCATCAGCCCCACAAAAGGCATCTGTGATTACCTCAGTGGCCTCGTCCACCATAAACAACTCTCTAATTCATTACCCCAAACCTCTTACAGTTTCAAG GCTGCTTGGAAACATGCTATTGAGAAAGCACGGGCTATGCCGGACCCCTGGGCTGAGTTTCATCTAGAAGATGTTGAGACGGAGTCCTGCGTTCGATACAG GTACAATGCCATTACTGGTGAATGGGTGCAGGACCAAGTCTTCATCAAGATGTCTGCCCAG CCCTTTGGAAAAGGCGCCATGAGAGAGTGTTTCCGAAC AAAAAAGCTGTCAAACTTCTCCCATAGCTTCAACTGGAAATCAGCATCGAACTACGTGGCTAAGCGGTACATGGAGACCGTGGacagagatgtttattttgaGGATGTTCGGTTACAAATGGAGGCCAAATTATGGGGTGAGGAGTATAATCGCCACAGGCCACCAAAGCag GTTGACATTATGCAGATGTGTGTTGTGGAAATATCTTCACGCCCAGGGAAACCGCTTTTCCACCTGGAGCATTACATCGAAGGCCAGTACATCAAGTACAACTCGAACTCTGGCTTTGTGAGGGACGACAACATACGTCTTACACCTCAG GCTTTCAGTCACTTTACGTTTGAGCGCTCAGGGCACCAGCTGATAGTTGTGGACATTCAGGGTGTTGGAGACCTCTACACAGACCCTCAGATCCACACAGAGAAGGGCACTGACTTTGGTGATGGAAATTTGG GCGTACGGGGCATGGCCCTGTTCTTCCACTCTCATCTGTGTAACAAGATCTGTAAGAGTATGGGCCTCACACCTTTTGACCTGGCTCCTGCAGAAAGCGCTCAGCTGGACTACACCAACAAGCTTCTG CAGTCAGCCAAGACCGTACTCCGTGGATCCGAGGAGCACTGTGGCTCTCCCAGGGTGCGGACTACGTCTCTCAGCCGTGGACCCCTTCTCCTCTCTCGTCTCTCGGAGACTTCTTCTGCTGACGAGAACATGAGCGACGCAGACTCCGTTCCCTGTTCACCCCTGAGCCTGGGCGCCTTCGCAAGCCGCTCCCCTTTGG GTTGGTCAGGCATGCATGAAACAGATGATGTGGACAGAAACAACTGGAATCGAAAG GACTCAGAGAGTGGAGGAGACAGCGGTTACCCAAGTGAAAAACGCAGCGAAGGAGACCCCGGAGAACACCATGACATGAGG GTTCGACCTTTGTACAACAGACATTACTCTGAATCGGATGAAGACAGTGTCCGTCGG CTGACCGAGGAAAAATGGAGTTTCTTCCATTCGTCCCGTGCTCACGTTCACAGGCCGTCGTGTGTGGCAGTAGAGGTGGAGAGGCTGAATTCGCAGTTTCTTGAAAGGAAAATCGGCAAATCCATCCTGGGCAAG GTACATCTAGCCATGGTCCGATACCACGAAGCAGGTCGGTTCTGTGAAAAAGATGCCCCATGGGACCAAGATTCTGCTGTGTATCACCTACAGAGGGCTGCTATGTGCGGCGAATTGGAGGCTGTTGTAGCACTTGGTCAGTTATATCTGCAGCTGCCACATCACGTTCTACCTGAGATTGAACTGCAG GACAATgaagagaacagaaagaaaggCTTCCATCTGTTACTTCAGGCTGCTGAGGCTGGAGACAGACCCAGTATGATTTTAGTCGCCAGAGCATTTGATACAGGAGTCAACCTCCCGCCTAATAg GACTCAGGACTGGGAGGAAGCGGTGCAGTGGTATGAGAGTGCACTAAACATGACCGATTATGATGAGGGAGGAGAGTTTGACGGCATGCAGGACGAACCACGCTATCTCCTCCTAGCTCGTCTAGCCGAGATGTACCAAGAGGGAAGTTTCGGCCTTGCTGCAAATCCTCAGAGAGCGG
- the eef2k gene encoding eukaryotic elongation factor 2 kinase isoform X1: MAEEELMFSMEEVDSLKRPSVSRTVSSGPGSSVDDDEDDFYICPITDDPISPTKGICDYLSGLVHHKQLSNSLPQTSYSFKNKNETDPEVHSVRFGSLTEKGRAAWKHAIEKARAMPDPWAEFHLEDVETESCVRYRYNAITGEWVQDQVFIKMSAQPFGKGAMRECFRTKKLSNFSHSFNWKSASNYVAKRYMETVDRDVYFEDVRLQMEAKLWGEEYNRHRPPKQVDIMQMCVVEISSRPGKPLFHLEHYIEGQYIKYNSNSGFVRDDNIRLTPQAFSHFTFERSGHQLIVVDIQGVGDLYTDPQIHTEKGTDFGDGNLGVRGMALFFHSHLCNKICKSMGLTPFDLAPAESAQLDYTNKLLQSAKTVLRGSEEHCGSPRVRTTSLSRGPLLLSRLSETSSADENMSDADSVPCSPLSLGAFASRSPLGWSGMHETDDVDRNNWNRKDSESGGDSGYPSEKRSEGDPGEHHDMRVRPLYNRHYSESDEDSVRRLTEEKWSFFHSSRAHVHRPSCVAVEVERLNSQFLERKIGKSILGKVHLAMVRYHEAGRFCEKDAPWDQDSAVYHLQRAAMCGELEAVVALGQLYLQLPHHVLPEIELQDNEENRKKGFHLLLQAAEAGDRPSMILVARAFDTGVNLPPNRTQDWEEAVQWYESALNMTDYDEGGEFDGMQDEPRYLLLARLAEMYQEGSFGLAANPQRAGELFTEAADAAMEAMKGRLANQYYMKAEEAWSAMEE, translated from the exons ATGGCTGAAGAGGAGCTCATGTTCAGTATGGAGGAGGTGGACAGTCTGAAAAGACCTTCTGTCAGCAGGACTGTGTCTTCTGGACCTGGCAGCTcggttgatgatgatgaggatgactTCTACATCTGTCCCATCACCGATGACCCCATCAGCCCCACAAAAGGCATCTGTGATTACCTCAGTGGCCTCGTCCACCATAAACAACTCTCTAATTCATTACCCCAAACCTCTTACAGTTTCAAG AACAAAAACGAAACCGACCCAGAGGTGCATTCTGTCAGGTTTGGGTCTTTAACTGAGAAAGGTCGG GCTGCTTGGAAACATGCTATTGAGAAAGCACGGGCTATGCCGGACCCCTGGGCTGAGTTTCATCTAGAAGATGTTGAGACGGAGTCCTGCGTTCGATACAG GTACAATGCCATTACTGGTGAATGGGTGCAGGACCAAGTCTTCATCAAGATGTCTGCCCAG CCCTTTGGAAAAGGCGCCATGAGAGAGTGTTTCCGAAC AAAAAAGCTGTCAAACTTCTCCCATAGCTTCAACTGGAAATCAGCATCGAACTACGTGGCTAAGCGGTACATGGAGACCGTGGacagagatgtttattttgaGGATGTTCGGTTACAAATGGAGGCCAAATTATGGGGTGAGGAGTATAATCGCCACAGGCCACCAAAGCag GTTGACATTATGCAGATGTGTGTTGTGGAAATATCTTCACGCCCAGGGAAACCGCTTTTCCACCTGGAGCATTACATCGAAGGCCAGTACATCAAGTACAACTCGAACTCTGGCTTTGTGAGGGACGACAACATACGTCTTACACCTCAG GCTTTCAGTCACTTTACGTTTGAGCGCTCAGGGCACCAGCTGATAGTTGTGGACATTCAGGGTGTTGGAGACCTCTACACAGACCCTCAGATCCACACAGAGAAGGGCACTGACTTTGGTGATGGAAATTTGG GCGTACGGGGCATGGCCCTGTTCTTCCACTCTCATCTGTGTAACAAGATCTGTAAGAGTATGGGCCTCACACCTTTTGACCTGGCTCCTGCAGAAAGCGCTCAGCTGGACTACACCAACAAGCTTCTG CAGTCAGCCAAGACCGTACTCCGTGGATCCGAGGAGCACTGTGGCTCTCCCAGGGTGCGGACTACGTCTCTCAGCCGTGGACCCCTTCTCCTCTCTCGTCTCTCGGAGACTTCTTCTGCTGACGAGAACATGAGCGACGCAGACTCCGTTCCCTGTTCACCCCTGAGCCTGGGCGCCTTCGCAAGCCGCTCCCCTTTGG GTTGGTCAGGCATGCATGAAACAGATGATGTGGACAGAAACAACTGGAATCGAAAG GACTCAGAGAGTGGAGGAGACAGCGGTTACCCAAGTGAAAAACGCAGCGAAGGAGACCCCGGAGAACACCATGACATGAGG GTTCGACCTTTGTACAACAGACATTACTCTGAATCGGATGAAGACAGTGTCCGTCGG CTGACCGAGGAAAAATGGAGTTTCTTCCATTCGTCCCGTGCTCACGTTCACAGGCCGTCGTGTGTGGCAGTAGAGGTGGAGAGGCTGAATTCGCAGTTTCTTGAAAGGAAAATCGGCAAATCCATCCTGGGCAAG GTACATCTAGCCATGGTCCGATACCACGAAGCAGGTCGGTTCTGTGAAAAAGATGCCCCATGGGACCAAGATTCTGCTGTGTATCACCTACAGAGGGCTGCTATGTGCGGCGAATTGGAGGCTGTTGTAGCACTTGGTCAGTTATATCTGCAGCTGCCACATCACGTTCTACCTGAGATTGAACTGCAG GACAATgaagagaacagaaagaaaggCTTCCATCTGTTACTTCAGGCTGCTGAGGCTGGAGACAGACCCAGTATGATTTTAGTCGCCAGAGCATTTGATACAGGAGTCAACCTCCCGCCTAATAg GACTCAGGACTGGGAGGAAGCGGTGCAGTGGTATGAGAGTGCACTAAACATGACCGATTATGATGAGGGAGGAGAGTTTGACGGCATGCAGGACGAACCACGCTATCTCCTCCTAGCTCGTCTAGCCGAGATGTACCAAGAGGGAAGTTTCGGCCTTGCTGCAAATCCTCAGAGAGCGG
- the eef2k gene encoding eukaryotic elongation factor 2 kinase isoform X5 has product MAEEELMFSMEEVDSLKRPSVSRTVSSGPGSSVDDDEDDFYICPITDDPISPTKGICDYLSGLVHHKQLSNSLPQTSYSFKAAWKHAIEKARAMPDPWAEFHLEDVETESCVRYRYNAITGEWVQDQVFIKMSAQPFGKGAMRECFRTKKLSNFSHSFNWKSASNYVAKRYMETVDRDVYFEDVRLQMEAKLWGEEYNRHRPPKQVDIMQMCVVEISSRPGKPLFHLEHYIEGQYIKYNSNSGFVRDDNIRLTPQAFSHFTFERSGHQLIVVDIQGVGDLYTDPQIHTEKGTDFGDGNLGVRGMALFFHSHLCNKICKSMGLTPFDLAPAESAQLDYTNKLLQSAKTVLRGSEEHCGSPRVRTTSLSRGPLLLSRLSETSSADENMSDADSVPCSPLSLGAFASRSPLGWSGMHETDDVDRNNWNRKDSESGGDSGYPSEKRSEGDPGEHHDMRLTEEKWSFFHSSRAHVHRPSCVAVEVERLNSQFLERKIGKSILGKVHLAMVRYHEAGRFCEKDAPWDQDSAVYHLQRAAMCGELEAVVALGQLYLQLPHHVLPEIELQDNEENRKKGFHLLLQAAEAGDRPSMILVARAFDTGVNLPPNRTQDWEEAVQWYESALNMTDYDEGGEFDGMQDEPRYLLLARLAEMYQEGSFGLAANPQRAGELFTEAADAAMEAMKGRLANQYYMKAEEAWSAMEE; this is encoded by the exons ATGGCTGAAGAGGAGCTCATGTTCAGTATGGAGGAGGTGGACAGTCTGAAAAGACCTTCTGTCAGCAGGACTGTGTCTTCTGGACCTGGCAGCTcggttgatgatgatgaggatgactTCTACATCTGTCCCATCACCGATGACCCCATCAGCCCCACAAAAGGCATCTGTGATTACCTCAGTGGCCTCGTCCACCATAAACAACTCTCTAATTCATTACCCCAAACCTCTTACAGTTTCAAG GCTGCTTGGAAACATGCTATTGAGAAAGCACGGGCTATGCCGGACCCCTGGGCTGAGTTTCATCTAGAAGATGTTGAGACGGAGTCCTGCGTTCGATACAG GTACAATGCCATTACTGGTGAATGGGTGCAGGACCAAGTCTTCATCAAGATGTCTGCCCAG CCCTTTGGAAAAGGCGCCATGAGAGAGTGTTTCCGAAC AAAAAAGCTGTCAAACTTCTCCCATAGCTTCAACTGGAAATCAGCATCGAACTACGTGGCTAAGCGGTACATGGAGACCGTGGacagagatgtttattttgaGGATGTTCGGTTACAAATGGAGGCCAAATTATGGGGTGAGGAGTATAATCGCCACAGGCCACCAAAGCag GTTGACATTATGCAGATGTGTGTTGTGGAAATATCTTCACGCCCAGGGAAACCGCTTTTCCACCTGGAGCATTACATCGAAGGCCAGTACATCAAGTACAACTCGAACTCTGGCTTTGTGAGGGACGACAACATACGTCTTACACCTCAG GCTTTCAGTCACTTTACGTTTGAGCGCTCAGGGCACCAGCTGATAGTTGTGGACATTCAGGGTGTTGGAGACCTCTACACAGACCCTCAGATCCACACAGAGAAGGGCACTGACTTTGGTGATGGAAATTTGG GCGTACGGGGCATGGCCCTGTTCTTCCACTCTCATCTGTGTAACAAGATCTGTAAGAGTATGGGCCTCACACCTTTTGACCTGGCTCCTGCAGAAAGCGCTCAGCTGGACTACACCAACAAGCTTCTG CAGTCAGCCAAGACCGTACTCCGTGGATCCGAGGAGCACTGTGGCTCTCCCAGGGTGCGGACTACGTCTCTCAGCCGTGGACCCCTTCTCCTCTCTCGTCTCTCGGAGACTTCTTCTGCTGACGAGAACATGAGCGACGCAGACTCCGTTCCCTGTTCACCCCTGAGCCTGGGCGCCTTCGCAAGCCGCTCCCCTTTGG GTTGGTCAGGCATGCATGAAACAGATGATGTGGACAGAAACAACTGGAATCGAAAG GACTCAGAGAGTGGAGGAGACAGCGGTTACCCAAGTGAAAAACGCAGCGAAGGAGACCCCGGAGAACACCATGACATGAGG CTGACCGAGGAAAAATGGAGTTTCTTCCATTCGTCCCGTGCTCACGTTCACAGGCCGTCGTGTGTGGCAGTAGAGGTGGAGAGGCTGAATTCGCAGTTTCTTGAAAGGAAAATCGGCAAATCCATCCTGGGCAAG GTACATCTAGCCATGGTCCGATACCACGAAGCAGGTCGGTTCTGTGAAAAAGATGCCCCATGGGACCAAGATTCTGCTGTGTATCACCTACAGAGGGCTGCTATGTGCGGCGAATTGGAGGCTGTTGTAGCACTTGGTCAGTTATATCTGCAGCTGCCACATCACGTTCTACCTGAGATTGAACTGCAG GACAATgaagagaacagaaagaaaggCTTCCATCTGTTACTTCAGGCTGCTGAGGCTGGAGACAGACCCAGTATGATTTTAGTCGCCAGAGCATTTGATACAGGAGTCAACCTCCCGCCTAATAg GACTCAGGACTGGGAGGAAGCGGTGCAGTGGTATGAGAGTGCACTAAACATGACCGATTATGATGAGGGAGGAGAGTTTGACGGCATGCAGGACGAACCACGCTATCTCCTCCTAGCTCGTCTAGCCGAGATGTACCAAGAGGGAAGTTTCGGCCTTGCTGCAAATCCTCAGAGAGCGG